In one Pseudomonas sp. Bout1 genomic region, the following are encoded:
- a CDS encoding iron-containing alcohol dehydrogenase, translated as MSSLHYWNYPTDIFCGPGALDVVAERCKLLGMRKPLLVTDPGMTALEPLALLKAHLSQADIPFAVFSEITSNPTLDDVARGVATFQAGGHDSLIALGGGSAMDAAKGISLAAVDRQGLERFEWSRVITRYPSLADFPRLDLPRLIALPTTAGTGSELGREAVLTLSEQNIKQVISHPELLPATVILDPQLTRGLPPALTAATGMDALTHHIEAFCSPLYHPMSSGVAVEGVRLIQQHLVNAHADGQDMVAREGMLVASAMAAVAFQKGLGGVHALAHPLGARYHKHHGLLNAILLPYVLVANRDVVSTDIARLARYLELPQPDFNGFLTWVLALRQRLGIPYTLAEIGLHADAAPWVGEQAVADISSSDTNARVLDASDYSQIFRNAVHGELDVVFRP; from the coding sequence GTCGCCGAGCGCTGCAAACTGCTCGGGATGCGCAAGCCGTTGCTGGTGACCGACCCCGGCATGACCGCGCTTGAACCGCTGGCGTTGTTGAAAGCCCACCTGAGCCAGGCTGATATTCCGTTCGCGGTGTTCAGCGAGATCACCAGCAATCCGACCCTGGATGACGTAGCCCGGGGCGTGGCAACGTTCCAGGCCGGCGGCCATGATTCGCTGATTGCACTGGGCGGCGGCAGCGCCATGGATGCCGCCAAGGGCATCAGCCTGGCAGCCGTCGACCGGCAAGGCCTGGAGCGTTTCGAATGGTCCCGGGTCATCACCCGCTACCCCAGCCTGGCGGATTTCCCGCGCCTGGACCTGCCCCGCCTGATAGCCCTGCCGACCACGGCGGGCACGGGGTCGGAACTGGGACGCGAAGCGGTGCTGACCCTGAGCGAACAGAACATCAAGCAGGTGATCAGCCACCCCGAGTTGCTCCCGGCCACGGTGATCCTCGACCCGCAGCTCACACGGGGCCTGCCGCCCGCCCTGACTGCAGCCACCGGCATGGACGCCCTCACCCACCACATCGAAGCCTTTTGCTCGCCGCTGTATCACCCGATGTCGTCCGGCGTTGCCGTCGAAGGTGTGCGGCTGATCCAGCAGCACCTGGTCAACGCCCACGCGGACGGCCAGGACATGGTTGCCCGTGAAGGGATGCTGGTGGCTTCCGCGATGGCCGCCGTAGCCTTTCAAAAAGGCCTGGGGGGCGTGCATGCCCTCGCCCATCCGCTGGGTGCCCGCTACCACAAACATCACGGGCTGTTGAATGCGATCCTGTTGCCCTACGTGCTGGTGGCCAACCGCGACGTGGTCAGCACCGACATCGCACGCCTGGCGCGCTACCTGGAATTGCCGCAACCGGATTTCAATGGTTTCCTGACGTGGGTGCTGGCGCTGCGTCAACGCCTGGGCATCCCTTACACCCTGGCTGAAATCGGCCTGCACGCCGACGCCGCGCCCTGGGTCGGCGAACAGGCGGTTGCCGATATTTCGTCGTCAGACACCAATGCCCGTGTCCTTGATGCCAGCGACTACAGCCAGATCTTTCGCAATGCCGTACACGGCGAACTAGACGTGGTGTTCCGCCCGTAA
- a CDS encoding LysR family transcriptional regulator: MLRNVTDMDLRLLRIFSTVVKCGGFTAAQAELNMSQSNISTHISGLEKRLGYRLCERGKGGFRLTEKGQRILQASSVLFGAVDAFRDEAQDLSGRLVGDLYLGLADNIATLPTARIDAAIARFYQRAHDMHLHIFVNSPTELELAVIDGQLDMAISYFSRPLPTLAYQPLYTEAIGIFCGDQHPLFEVDSPSLEQLQASDWITHGFLPANQVLPVTPQRASATAHHMEAVAHGVLAGTHLGYLPGHYARPWLESGKMRALHPETLHYAVQHSLITHIGHPQSEAVRAFIDDLRAEHHV, from the coding sequence GTGCTCAGAAACGTGACAGACATGGACCTGCGCTTGCTGCGCATCTTTTCCACCGTAGTTAAATGCGGCGGATTCACGGCGGCCCAGGCCGAGCTGAACATGAGCCAGTCGAATATCAGCACGCACATCTCAGGGCTTGAAAAGCGTCTGGGTTATCGGCTGTGCGAACGCGGCAAGGGCGGGTTCCGCCTGACCGAAAAAGGCCAGCGTATCCTCCAGGCATCATCGGTGTTGTTTGGCGCGGTGGATGCATTTCGCGACGAGGCCCAGGACTTGTCCGGGCGCCTGGTGGGCGATTTGTACCTGGGCCTGGCAGACAATATCGCGACCTTGCCCACGGCCCGTATCGATGCGGCCATCGCGCGGTTTTATCAGCGCGCGCACGATATGCACCTGCACATCTTCGTCAACTCGCCCACCGAACTGGAGTTGGCGGTGATTGATGGGCAACTGGACATGGCCATCTCGTACTTCAGCCGGCCGTTGCCAACCCTGGCTTACCAGCCGTTGTACACAGAAGCGATAGGTATTTTTTGCGGGGATCAACATCCGTTGTTTGAAGTGGATTCACCGAGCCTGGAACAGTTGCAGGCCAGCGACTGGATCACGCATGGATTCCTGCCCGCCAACCAGGTGCTGCCGGTGACGCCGCAGCGGGCATCCGCCACCGCCCACCATATGGAAGCGGTGGCCCATGGCGTATTGGCCGGGACGCACTTGGGGTATTTGCCGGGCCATTACGCCCGCCCGTGGCTGGAAAGCGGGAAGATGCGCGCGTTGCACCCCGAGACGCTGCATTACGCGGTGCAACACAGTTTGATCACGCACATCGGGCACCCGCAGAGCGAGGCCGTGCGTGCGTTTATCGACGACTTACGGGCGGAACACCACGTCTAG
- a CDS encoding multidrug effflux MFS transporter, translating into MPRSIAHLALLLGLITAVGPFAIDIYLPALPTLGASLHASPAAVQMSLTVFFMIIGVCQLFYGPISDVFGRKPPIYAGLVIFILGSIGCALAPSIEALIGFRALQAFGACAGMVIPRAIVRDLYTGHEAARLMALLMLVVSISPILAPLAGSLIIAVWSWREVFLVLGVAAVLCLIMTVVQLPETHPAERRLGKTLGNAFGSYGALLRDPVFTGLSVVGGFGLATFFVFIGSAPFVYIEYYGLTPTQFSLCFALNAASFFALSQLTARLSARFGLAPLIRWSVAGVATVMTLLALTTLWGNSLPLMMALLFIGFGFLGLLLPAAGVLSLEDHGAVAGSASALLGAIQMITAAVAMSLAGVFADHTPAPMLVGIALSAVAAMLTVWWTLRRLPAHLQPQSRT; encoded by the coding sequence ATGCCTCGAAGTATCGCCCACCTCGCCCTGCTGCTGGGGCTGATCACTGCCGTCGGCCCCTTCGCCATCGACATCTACCTGCCGGCCTTGCCGACGCTGGGTGCCAGCCTGCACGCCTCGCCTGCCGCCGTGCAGATGAGCCTGACGGTGTTCTTCATGATCATCGGGGTGTGCCAGCTGTTCTACGGGCCGATCAGCGATGTGTTCGGGCGCAAGCCGCCGATCTACGCCGGCCTGGTGATTTTCATCCTGGGCAGCATTGGTTGCGCCCTGGCGCCGAGCATCGAAGCGCTGATTGGCTTTCGTGCGTTGCAGGCCTTTGGCGCCTGTGCCGGGATGGTGATTCCGCGGGCGATTGTGCGCGACCTGTACACCGGCCACGAGGCCGCACGACTGATGGCGTTGCTGATGCTGGTGGTGAGCATTTCACCGATCCTGGCGCCGCTGGCCGGCAGCCTGATCATCGCGGTGTGGAGCTGGCGCGAAGTGTTTTTGGTGCTGGGTGTGGCGGCGGTGTTGTGCCTGATCATGACCGTCGTACAACTGCCGGAAACCCACCCCGCCGAGCGCCGCCTGGGCAAGACCCTGGGCAATGCATTCGGCAGCTACGGCGCGTTGTTGCGCGACCCGGTGTTTACCGGTTTGTCAGTGGTGGGCGGTTTTGGCCTGGCGACGTTCTTCGTGTTCATCGGCAGCGCGCCGTTCGTCTACATCGAGTACTACGGGCTTACGCCCACGCAATTCAGCCTGTGCTTTGCCCTCAACGCCGCGTCGTTTTTTGCCCTGAGCCAACTGACCGCGCGCCTGAGTGCGCGTTTCGGCCTGGCGCCGCTGATTCGTTGGTCGGTGGCGGGCGTGGCAACGGTGATGACCTTGCTGGCCCTTACCACCCTGTGGGGCAATAGCCTGCCGCTGATGATGGCGCTGCTGTTTATCGGCTTTGGTTTCCTCGGCCTGTTGTTGCCGGCGGCCGGGGTGCTGTCCCTGGAAGATCACGGCGCGGTGGCCGGTTCGGCCTCGGCGCTGCTGGGCGCGATCCAGATGATCACCGCCGCCGTGGCCATGTCCCTGGCCGGCGTGTTCGCCGACCATACACCGGCGCCCATGTTGGTCGGCATTGCCCTGAGCGCGGTGGCGGCGATGCTGACTGTGTGGTGGACGCTGCGCCGCCTGCCGGCGCACCTTCAGCCTCAGTCGCGTACCTGA
- a CDS encoding aldehyde dehydrogenase (NADP(+)) has product MYPVLGQQFIAGARSGLGEPRHQSFDAATGEALPWAFHQATLDEVGQAALAAKNAFGVYRQLSPVRRAEFLEAIAEELEALDQDFVAIVCRETALPTARIQGERLRTSNQMRLFAQALRRGDCLGARIDLALPDRQPAPRVDLRQYRIGVGPVAVFGASNFPLAFSTAGGDTASALAAGCPVVVKAHSGHMATAEQVGCAIERAAKRTGMPAGVFNMIFGEGVGADLVRHPAIQAVGFTGSLHGGNALSKIAAERAQPIPVFAEMSSINPVILLPDALAARGTTIAGELAASVVLGAGQFCTNPGLVIGIRGPAFSAFTEQLKEHLAGQAPQTLLNAGGLRSYEKGVNALRACPGVAHLVGAPQEGSKARAQLFKADLALLLEGHPLLQEEVFGPTTVLIEVADDAQLDQALRALRGQLTATLIGEPTDLLNYQWLVPLLEEKVGRILVNGYPTGVEVCDAMVHGGPYPATSDARGTSVGSLAIDRFLRPVCYQNYPDSLLPAALQNANPLGINRLVNGEWSRGSVGQVRD; this is encoded by the coding sequence ATGTACCCTGTACTCGGCCAGCAGTTTATCGCGGGTGCTCGCAGCGGCCTGGGTGAACCCCGTCACCAGAGCTTCGATGCCGCCACGGGAGAAGCCCTGCCTTGGGCGTTCCACCAGGCCACGCTTGATGAAGTAGGGCAGGCGGCTCTTGCGGCGAAAAATGCCTTTGGTGTTTATCGCCAACTGAGCCCGGTGCGGCGTGCGGAATTCCTTGAGGCTATCGCCGAGGAGCTGGAAGCGCTGGACCAGGATTTCGTCGCCATCGTCTGCCGGGAAACTGCACTGCCCACCGCACGTATCCAGGGCGAGCGCCTGCGCACCAGCAACCAGATGCGCCTGTTCGCCCAGGCGCTGCGCCGGGGAGACTGCCTTGGTGCGCGGATCGACCTGGCACTGCCGGATCGCCAACCGGCGCCGCGCGTCGACCTGCGCCAGTACCGCATTGGCGTCGGCCCGGTGGCGGTGTTCGGCGCGAGTAATTTCCCGCTGGCATTTTCCACCGCCGGGGGCGACACCGCTTCGGCGCTGGCGGCCGGTTGCCCGGTGGTGGTCAAGGCCCACAGTGGCCACATGGCCACCGCCGAACAGGTGGGCTGCGCTATTGAACGCGCCGCCAAGCGCACCGGCATGCCGGCGGGCGTGTTCAACATGATCTTCGGCGAGGGCGTCGGTGCGGACCTGGTCAGGCATCCGGCGATCCAGGCGGTGGGTTTTACCGGCTCGCTGCACGGTGGCAACGCACTGTCCAAAATCGCTGCCGAACGTGCGCAGCCGATTCCGGTGTTCGCCGAGATGTCGAGCATCAACCCCGTCATCCTGCTGCCAGATGCGCTGGCTGCCCGGGGCACGACCATCGCTGGTGAACTGGCCGCTTCGGTGGTGTTGGGCGCAGGGCAATTTTGTACCAACCCGGGCCTGGTAATCGGTATCCGTGGCCCGGCGTTCAGCGCGTTCACCGAGCAGCTCAAGGAACACCTGGCGGGACAAGCACCGCAGACCTTGCTCAATGCGGGTGGCCTGCGCAGCTATGAGAAAGGCGTCAATGCCTTGAGGGCGTGCCCGGGCGTTGCGCACCTGGTGGGGGCACCGCAGGAGGGCAGCAAGGCTCGAGCGCAGCTGTTCAAGGCTGACCTCGCGCTGCTGCTGGAAGGGCATCCGTTGCTACAGGAAGAAGTCTTCGGCCCCACCACCGTGCTGATCGAGGTAGCAGACGATGCGCAACTTGACCAAGCGCTGCGGGCCTTGCGCGGCCAGCTGACGGCGACCCTGATCGGTGAACCGACCGACCTGCTCAACTACCAATGGCTGGTGCCGCTGCTGGAGGAGAAGGTCGGCCGTATCCTGGTCAATGGCTACCCGACTGGCGTCGAAGTGTGCGATGCCATGGTGCATGGCGGCCCTTACCCGGCCACCAGCGATGCCCGGGGGACTTCGGTGGGCAGCCTGGCGATCGATCGATTCCTGCGTCCGGTCTGCTATCAGAACTACCCGGACAGCCTGTTGCCCGCCGCCTTGCAAAACGCCAACCCCCTGGGCATCAACCGGCTGGTGAATGGCGAGTGGTCCCGGGGCTCGGTGGGTCAGGTACGCGACTGA